CATAGAGGCCGAGGCGGAAGGTGCCCACCACCTTGAAGCGGCGCTGCCGCGGCATCACGCCCATCGGCGACAGCGTGCCGTTGGGCGTCAGCAGCGTCACGGTGTCGCCGACCATCGCGCCAATCGAGCCGGCGAGGTCCTTGCCCAGCACGATGCCGGGGAACTCATCCGCCGAGGCCGGCGTCAGCTGATCGAGCGAGCCGTCGGTCAGGACGCGGCCGATGTCGGTCACGCCGGGCTCGAGCGCCGGGTCGATGCCCTTGATCTGCACGAAGCCCTCGCCCTTGGTGCTGGTGATCATCGCCTTGGCTTCCACCGCCGGCGCCGCGCCGATCACGCCGGGCACGGCCCGGAGCTTCGCCACTTCCGCGTGGTAGTCGGTGATGCCGGCCGGCTTCCACACGAAGACGTGCGCGGACGAGCCGAGGATGCGGGACTGCAGTTCCTGCTGGAGGCCGGTCATCAGCGCCAGCGCGATGACCAGCGCCATGACCCCGACCATCACGCCGGCGGTCGAGACCAGTGAAATGACGGAGATGAACACCTGGCGGCGCTTGGCCAACAAGTAGCGCAGCGCGACCTGGAGTTCGAAGGGCATGGCTACTCGTCGGCCCGCGGCCGCATCAGCGGGAACAGGATGACGTCGCGGATCGACTGCGAGTTCGACAGCAGCATCACCAGGCGGTCGATGCCGATGCCTTCCCCGCCGGCCGGCGGCATGCCGTATTCGAGCGCGCGCACGTAGTCTTCGTCCATGGCGTGCGCTTCCTGGTCGCCGGCGGCGCGGTCGCCGAGCTGGGCCTCGAAGCGGCGCCGCTGCTCGACCGGGTCGTTCAGCTCGCTGAAGGCATTGGCCACTTCGAAGCCGCCGACGTACAACTCGAACCGCTCCACCGTGTCCGCATCGTCGGGCCGCTGCTTCGACAGCGGTGACACTTCAGTCGGGAAATCGTGGACGAAGGTCGGCTGAATGAGGTCCTTCTCCCACAGCGCTTCGAAGATGTTGCTGGCAATCTTGCCGGCGCCGGCGCCCTTGGGCGCATCCACACCGAGGCGGGAGGCAATCTGCCGGGCCGAATCCAGGTGGCGAAGTTCCTCGACCAGGACGGTGGTCCCGAGCCGTTCGCCCGCCTTCTGCGCGGCCGCATCCCGCAGCGACAGCCGCCGGAACGGCGCGGCGAAGTTGATCTCGTGATCGCCGAACGGGAACCGCGTCGTCCCGATGACCTGCTGGGCCACGGTTGCCAGCAGCTCCTCGGTGAAGGTCATCAGCCGCTGGTAGTCCACGTACGCCCAGTAGAACTCGAGCATCGTGAACTCGGGGTTGTGCTGGGTCGAGATGCCTTCGTTGCGGAAGTTGCGGTTGATCTCGAACACCCGCTCGACACCACCCACCGTCAGGCGCTTCAAGTACAGCTCCGGCGCGATGCGCAGGTAGAGCTTCATGTCGAGGGTGTTGTGATGCGTCACGAACGGGCGCGCGAGGGCACCACCCGCGATCGGCTGCATCATCGGCGTTTCCACCTCGAGGAAGCCGCTCGCCGTGAGGAAGTCGCGAACCGCCGACACCGTGCGCGTGCGGATCTCGAACACCCGCCGCACGTCCGGATTGACGATGAGGTCGAGGTAGCGCTGGCGGTAGCGGGTTTCCACGTCCTGCAGGCCGTGCCACTTCTCCGGCAGCGGCAGGAAGCACTTGGCCAGGAAGTCCAGCCGCGCGGCCCAGATCGACAACTCGTTGGTCTTGGTGCGGAACAGGTGTCCGCTCACGCCGACCTGGTCGCCAATGTCGAGCAGCTTCGACAACTGGTAGTCGCGCTCGCTGAGCGCGTCCTGGCGCAGGTAGACCTGCAGGCGCGAGCGGCCGTCCGACAGCACCAGGAAGCTGGCCTTGCCAAAGCTCCGGATGCTGACAATGCGCCCGGCGGCGATCGTGTGCACCCTGGGGTTCTCGAGCTCGTCGACGGTCTTCCGGCTGTAGGCCTCGACCAGGTCGCTCACCGTGTGCGTGGTGTCGCACTTGTTCGGGTAGGCGGCAAAGCCGAGGCGGGTAATCGCCTCGAGATTGGCCTTCCGCTGCTCGGTCTGGACAACTTCACTACTCATTAACGAGTCCTTCGTCCTTCAACTTGCGATACACGCCGTCGAGGACGCCGTTCACGAACTTGGCCGCTTCGTCCCCGCTGTAGGCGCGGGCGAGCTCGATCGCCTCGCTGATCACCACGCGCGGCGGGCTCTCGCGATGGGTCATCATCTCCTCGACGGCCAGGCGCATGACCAGGCGGTCGAGTACCGCCATGCGCTCCACGCGCCAGTTCTTGGCGGCGTCGCCGATGCGTTCGTCGAGTACGTCTCGCTTGGCCAGCGCGCCCTTGACCAGGGCGATGACGAACGCGTGCTGGTCTTCACCCGGATCGGTCACGTCCGGCGGGCCGGCGTGATGCAACACGCCGAGCGCCTGCTGAGGCGTGAGGCCGCCGATTTCGCATTCGTACAGGGCCTGCAGCGCCGCGGCGCGGGCGTTATGCCGGCCCGTCCAGCGCGAGCCGGTGTCAGGTGCTTCACTGCTCACAGCCGGCCATCCCCGAGCCGCGCGAACAGCCGCGCCATGTCGAGCGCCGCGGCCGCGGCCTCGCGCCCCTTGTGGGCCGGACCTGGCGCCACGCGTTCAAGCGCTTCTTCCGCCGAGTTGGTGGTCAGCACGCCGAACGACATCGGCACGCCCGTGCTCGCGGCCGCCGCGGTAATGCCATGCGCGCACGCCGAGGCGATGTACTCGAAGTGCGGTGTCTCGCCGCGAATCAGGCACCCGAGGCAGATCACCGCCGCCACCTGTCCGGTCTCCGCGATCCGCTGCGCGGCCATCGGAATCTCGAACGCGCCCGGCACCCGCACGACCTCGATCGCCGCGCCGCTCACACCCGCGTCGGCAAGCGCCGCCGTCGCCCCCTCGAGCAACCGCTCGGTGATGAAGTCGTTGAAACGGGCGACGACAATGGCAATACGCATTACTTGCCTTGCCAAACGGCGCGGCGCTTCTCGAGAAAGGCCTTGGTGCCTTCGCGCATGTCTGCGGACGACGCGATGGTGCCGAACAGCGTGGTTTCCAGGTACTCCGCGGCGGCGAAGGGCATCTCCGCTCCCTGGTTCACCGCCTCGAGAATGTACTGGACGGCGATCGGCGCCTTCGCGGCGAGCGCCTGCGCCAGCTTGTTCGCCTCGGCCATCAACTCGGCCGCCGGCACCACGCGATTGACCAAACCAATCTCGTAGGCACGCTGTGCCGAGACCAGGTCGCCGGTCAGCAGGATCTCGAGGGCCACGCCCTTGCCCACCAGGCGCGGCAGCCGCTGGCTGCCGGCGTAGCCAGGGAGCAGCCCGAGGTTCACTTCGGGCTGGCCGAAGCGCGCGGTGTCGGCCGCCAGGCGCATCGTGCACGCCATGGCCAGCTCGCAGCCGCCGCCCAGCGCGAAGCCGTTGATCGCGGCAATCACCGGCTTGCCCAGCTGCTCGATCGCATCGAAGATCAGTTGGCCGTGGCGGGCGTGCTCCTTGCCTTGCACGGGCGAGAGCATCGCCAGCTCGTTGATGTCGGCGCCGGCCACAAACGACTTCTCGCCCGCACCGGTGAGGATGACGGCGCGCACGCCGGCATCGGCCTTGAGGGCCGCCATCACCGTTGCGAGTTCGGCGAGGGTTTGACCGTTGAGCGCGTTGAGGACTTTGGGTCGGTTGAGGGTTACGACGGCGACCGCGCCGTCACGTTCGAGCAGAAGGTTGTCAAAGGTCATGAGAGCCCCGTCCGCAGGCGTCAATCGGCCCGCGGCGCAGCCTTCATGATACCCCACGCCCCTGCCACGCCGAGGGCGAGCAGCGCCCCGGTCGCGTCGTTGCCCAAATCGCGCAACTCGGCGGTCCG
This genomic interval from Vicinamibacterales bacterium contains the following:
- the lysS gene encoding lysine--tRNA ligase; the encoded protein is MSSEVVQTEQRKANLEAITRLGFAAYPNKCDTTHTVSDLVEAYSRKTVDELENPRVHTIAAGRIVSIRSFGKASFLVLSDGRSRLQVYLRQDALSERDYQLSKLLDIGDQVGVSGHLFRTKTNELSIWAARLDFLAKCFLPLPEKWHGLQDVETRYRQRYLDLIVNPDVRRVFEIRTRTVSAVRDFLTASGFLEVETPMMQPIAGGALARPFVTHHNTLDMKLYLRIAPELYLKRLTVGGVERVFEINRNFRNEGISTQHNPEFTMLEFYWAYVDYQRLMTFTEELLATVAQQVIGTTRFPFGDHEINFAAPFRRLSLRDAAAQKAGERLGTTVLVEELRHLDSARQIASRLGVDAPKGAGAGKIASNIFEALWEKDLIQPTFVHDFPTEVSPLSKQRPDDADTVERFELYVGGFEVANAFSELNDPVEQRRRFEAQLGDRAAGDQEAHAMDEDYVRALEYGMPPAGGEGIGIDRLVMLLSNSQSIRDVILFPLMRPRADE
- the nusB gene encoding transcription antitermination factor NusB, whose protein sequence is MSSEAPDTGSRWTGRHNARAAALQALYECEIGGLTPQQALGVLHHAGPPDVTDPGEDQHAFVIALVKGALAKRDVLDERIGDAAKNWRVERMAVLDRLVMRLAVEEMMTHRESPPRVVISEAIELARAYSGDEAAKFVNGVLDGVYRKLKDEGLVNE
- the ribH gene encoding 6,7-dimethyl-8-ribityllumazine synthase produces the protein MRIAIVVARFNDFITERLLEGATAALADAGVSGAAIEVVRVPGAFEIPMAAQRIAETGQVAAVICLGCLIRGETPHFEYIASACAHGITAAAASTGVPMSFGVLTTNSAEEALERVAPGPAHKGREAAAAALDMARLFARLGDGRL
- a CDS encoding enoyl-CoA hydratase-related protein, with protein sequence MTFDNLLLERDGAVAVVTLNRPKVLNALNGQTLAELATVMAALKADAGVRAVILTGAGEKSFVAGADINELAMLSPVQGKEHARHGQLIFDAIEQLGKPVIAAINGFALGGGCELAMACTMRLAADTARFGQPEVNLGLLPGYAGSQRLPRLVGKGVALEILLTGDLVSAQRAYEIGLVNRVVPAAELMAEANKLAQALAAKAPIAVQYILEAVNQGAEMPFAAAEYLETTLFGTIASSADMREGTKAFLEKRRAVWQGK